The DNA region ACACCGCTCCACGCGGCTGGGCGCGTCGGTGGAGTTCGCCGACGTCCGCGAGTACGTGCCCGGTGACGACCCGCGGCGCATCGACCTGTCGGCCTCGCGCCGGCACGGTCGTCTGCAGGTAACGCTCACGGAGGCCGAGGACGACGCCGCCGCGCAGGTGGTCGTCGACCGCTCCGCGTCCATGCACGGGCGCAAGCGGCAGCTGGCGGACCGGTTGACGGCCGGACTGGCGGTGCTGGGCGCCCGCGACGGGGTGCGGCTGTGGCTGGTCGCGCACGATCCCGAGAACGACGCCGACCGGGTGGGAGGTGGCTGGGCCCGCGGCAGCGGCGCGCTCGCCCAGGCCGGGCTGCTGCTGGGCGACACGGCCCGAGACCCGGCCGCCAGCGGCGACGGCGGCGGGGGCGACGGCGGCCGGGGTGACGGGAGTGAGGGGAGCGAATTGGGCGACGAGCCCGCCGGCCGGCCGGACCTGACCACCGCCGTCGGCCGGGCGGTCCGCGCGGCGGCCCGCGGCCCACTGGTGCTGGTCAGCGACCTGCTGTTCGACGGCTGGGACGTCACGGTCCGGGCGCTCGGCCGCGGCACCCGCGACGTGCTCGTCCTGCAGGTCCTCGACGTCGAGGAACTGCAGCCGCACCTGGTCGACGACGTCCGACTGGTCGACGCGGAGACGGGCGCGGAGGTCGAGGTCGGCGGCGACGACCACAGCGCGGCGGCCTACGCGGCCGCGCTGGCCGCCCACCTCGACGCCGTCGAGCGCGTGTGCACCTCGATCGGCGCGGCCCACGTGCTGGTGCCGACCGACGTGGACCTCGCCCAGCTGCTGTTGGCCGACCTGCCGTCGCTCGGGCTGGTGCGATGACCACGGACGCGCCGCGGGGGACGCGATGACGACGCACACACGGGGTGGGGTGACGCCGTGAGGTTGCTGGCGCCGCTCGGGCTGGTCGCGGCCGTCGCCGCGGTCCCGCTGGTGCTGTGGTACCTGCTGCGGCCGCGCCGGCGGCGGGTCGTCGTCGGCTCGACGTACCTGTGGCGGGCGGTGCAGCGTCCGGCCACCGCCGCGACCCCGTGGCAGCGCTTCCGCGGGGACGCGACGTTCTGGCTGGTGCTGCTGGCCCTGCTGGCGCTGGCGTTCGCGCTGGCGCGGCCGGCCGTGCCGGTCCCGGTGGCGCTGGGCGACCACACCATCCTGGTGATGGACGGCTCCGGGTCAATGCTGGCCGACGAGGGCGGCGTGACCCGCGCCGAACTGGCGCGTCGCACGGCCGAGGAGCTCACCTCGTCGTTGGGTCCCGGGCAGGAGGTGTCGATCATCGACGCCGGCCCGCGGGCCCGGATCGCGCTGTCGGGTTCCACCGACGCCCGCGAGGTGGCGCGCACGCTGGCACGCATCGCGCCGCGCCACGCGCCCGCCGACCTGGCCGACGCGTTCACGCTGGCCACCTCGCTGCAGCGGCCCGGGCAGCGCACCGTCGTGCACCTGCTCACCGACGCGATGGTGCCCGGCGACGCCGCGGCCGCCGCCCCGGCGGGGCTGACCGTCACCGCGGTCGGCAGCGACCGGCCCAACGTGGCGATCACCCGGATCACCTCGGCACCGCTGGGCAGCGGCGAGCACCAGGTCCTGACGCAGGTCCGCTCGTTCTCCGGCACCGCCGCCAGCGGCCGGCTGGTGCTGTCGGTCGACGACGTGCCGGTGCTGGAACAGTCCCTGCGGCTGGCACCGCGGGCGACCGAGGACGTGGTCGTGACCGTGCCCGGCGTCGCCGGCGACGACGGGGCGCGGCTGACCGCGCGGCTGTCGCTGCGTGAGGACGTGACCGGCGAGGTCCCCGACGCGCTGCCGTTCGACGACGTGGCGACGACCGTGCTCTCGGAGAGCCGTGACCTGCAGGTGCTGCTGGCCGGACCGGGCAACACGTTCCTGCAGGCCGCGCTCGCGTCGGTGCCCGGCCTGGTGGTGGAGACGGCCCCGCGGGTGCCGGAGGAGCTGACCGCGGTCGACGTGCTGGTCGTCGACCGGGTCGCGGCCCCGGAGCAGCTGACCGTGCCGACCCTGCTGGTGGCGCCCACCTCGTGGCCCGAGGGCGTCATGGTGGACGGCACCGCCGACCTGCCGGCGTTGACCCACCAGGCGACCGACCACCCGCTGCTGACCGACGTGGACCTGACCGGGCTGGCCGTCGCCGCCACCGAGGTGCTGGCCGCGCCGCAGCTGACGGCGCTCGCGTCCTCGCCGGACGCGGGCCTGCTGTTCGCCGGCCGTGTCGGTGACGCGCCCGCGGTCGCGATCCCGTTCGACCTGCTGGCCTCCGACCTGCCGCTGCGCCCCGCGTGGCCGTTGCTGGTCGCGAACACGACCCGCTGGCTGACCGGCGGGGCGGCCGGCAGCGGGGCCGTGCCGGCCGGGTCGATGGTGGCGTTGCCGTCCCCGGCCGGGACCACCAGCATCGTCGCGACCTCACCGAACGGCGAGGAGGTGCGGATCGATCCGGCCGCGCCGGCGCTGTTGGTCGACACCGTCGGCACCTGGCAGGTGACGTTCCGCGGCGCCGAGGGCGAGGCCGCCGAAGGGCTGGTGCTGCCGGTCACCTCGGCGCTGGACGAGGGCGACCTGTCGAAGCCGCGACCCGAACCGGGCTCGCCGGCGGCGGGGGCCCGCCCGGAGATGGGCGAGGGCGTGCAGTCGCTGATCTGGCCGCTGG from Egicoccus sp. AB-alg2 includes:
- a CDS encoding DUF58 domain-containing protein, whose protein sequence is MLLAPELVAQLGRHQLVPRRRVRGRFVGGHRSTRLGASVEFADVREYVPGDDPRRIDLSASRRHGRLQVTLTEAEDDAAAQVVVDRSASMHGRKRQLADRLTAGLAVLGARDGVRLWLVAHDPENDADRVGGGWARGSGALAQAGLLLGDTARDPAASGDGGGGDGGRGDGSEGSELGDEPAGRPDLTTAVGRAVRAAARGPLVLVSDLLFDGWDVTVRALGRGTRDVLVLQVLDVEELQPHLVDDVRLVDAETGAEVEVGGDDHSAAAYAAALAAHLDAVERVCTSIGAAHVLVPTDVDLAQLLLADLPSLGLVR
- a CDS encoding VWA domain-containing protein → MRLLAPLGLVAAVAAVPLVLWYLLRPRRRRVVVGSTYLWRAVQRPATAATPWQRFRGDATFWLVLLALLALAFALARPAVPVPVALGDHTILVMDGSGSMLADEGGVTRAELARRTAEELTSSLGPGQEVSIIDAGPRARIALSGSTDAREVARTLARIAPRHAPADLADAFTLATSLQRPGQRTVVHLLTDAMVPGDAAAAAPAGLTVTAVGSDRPNVAITRITSAPLGSGEHQVLTQVRSFSGTAASGRLVLSVDDVPVLEQSLRLAPRATEDVVVTVPGVAGDDGARLTARLSLREDVTGEVPDALPFDDVATTVLSESRDLQVLLAGPGNTFLQAALASVPGLVVETAPRVPEELTAVDVLVVDRVAAPEQLTVPTLLVAPTSWPEGVMVDGTADLPALTHQATDHPLLTDVDLTGLAVAATEVLAAPQLTALASSPDAGLLFAGRVGDAPAVAIPFDLLASDLPLRPAWPLLVANTTRWLTGGAAGSGAVPAGSMVALPSPAGTTSIVATSPNGEEVRIDPAAPALLVDTVGTWQVTFRGAEGEAAEGLVLPVTSALDEGDLSKPRPEPGSPAAGARPEMGEGVQSLIWPLVLGALVLLLLEWLWSHGGRQWWARQREGRLAKVRRALGGAAGGVRRAGRPPAKPPSANPPAGPAWGPPSGPPPAGPPSAGPPPGAPPGAGSPPGTPPRTKVPS